A genomic stretch from Anas platyrhynchos isolate ZD024472 breed Pekin duck chromosome 39, IASCAAS_PekinDuck_T2T, whole genome shotgun sequence includes:
- the LOC140001211 gene encoding olfactory receptor 14C36-like encodes MAYDRYVAICKPLHYGSLVGSRACAQMAAAAWGSGFLNAVLHTANTFSLPLCQGNAVNQFFCEVPHILKLSCSDSYLREVGAVLFSVSLVFGCFVFIVVSYVQIFRAVLRMPLEQGQHKAFSTCLPHLAVVSLFVTTGIFSYLKPPSISSPSLDLVVAFLYSVVPPALNPLIYSMRNQDLKDAVKKLFPYMLLKHPLCVQKMYS; translated from the coding sequence atggcttacgaccgctacgttgccatctgcaagcccctgcactacgggagcctcgtgggcagcagagcttgtgcccagatggcagcagctgcctggggcagtggctttctcaatgctgtcctgcacacggccaacacattttccctgcccctctgccaaggcaatgctgtgaaccagttcttctgtgaagtcccCCATAttctcaagctctcctgctcagattcctacctcagagaagttggggCAGTTctgtttagtgtttctttagtctttggttgttttgttttcattgtggtgtcctatgtgcagatcttcagggcagtgctgaggatgcccttagagcagggccagcacaaagccttttccacgtgcctccctcacctggctgtggtctccctgtttgtcacCACTGGAATATTTTcttacctgaagcccccctccatttcctcgccatccctggacctggtggtggcatttctgtactcggtggtgcctccagccctgaaccccctcatctacagcatgaggaaccaggatcTCAAGGATGCAGTAAAGAAACTGTTTCCATACATGCTTCTTAAGCATCCATTATGTGTTCAGAAGATGTATTCTTAA
- the LOC119714882 gene encoding olfactory receptor 14C36-like codes for MPNISSVSEFLLLAFADTRELQLLHFALFLGIYLAALLANGLILSAVACHHRLHTPMYFFLLNLALLDLGCISTTLPKAMANALWDTRAISYRGCAAQVFFLFFLFVSEYYLLTVMAYDRYVAICKPLHYGSLVGSRACAQMAAAAWGSGFLNAVLHTANTFSLPLCQGNAVDQFFCEIPQILKLSCSDTYLREVRALVFSVSLSFGCFVFIVVSYVQIFRAVLRMPSEQGQYKAFSTCLPHLAVVSLFVSTAMFAYLKPPSISSPSLDLVVALLYSVLPPALNPLIYSMRNQEVKDAMKKLLQYMFLDHQ; via the coding sequence atgcccaacatcagctctgtgagcgagttcctcctgctggcattcgcagacacacgcgagctgcagctcctgcacttcgcgctcttcctgggcatctacctggctgccctcctggccaacggcctcatcctcagcgccgtagcctgccaccaccgcctccacacccccatgtacttcttcctcctcaacctcgccctcctcgacctgggctgcatctccaccactctgcccaaagccatggccaatgccctctgggacaccagggccatctcctaccGAGGATGTGCTGCTCaagtcttctttttattcttcttgttTGTCTCAGAGTACTATctcctcaccgtcatggcctacgaccgctacgttgccatctgcaagcccctgcactacgggagcctcgtgggcagcagagcttgtgcccagatggcagcagctgcctggggcagtggctttctcaatgctgtcctgcacacggccaacacattttccctgcccctctgccaaggcaatgctgtggaccagttcttctgtgaaatccctcagatcctcaagctctcctgctcagatacctacctcagggaagttagGGCtcttgtgtttagtgtttctttatcatttggttgttttgttttcattgtggtgtcctatgtgcagatcttcagggctgtgctgaggatgccctctgagcagggccagtacaaagccttttccacgtgcctccctcacctggctgtggtctccctgtttgtcagcactgccatgtttgcctacctgaagcccccctccatttcCTCACCATCCTTGGACCTGGTGGTCGCACTTCTGTACTCggtgctgcctccagccctgaaccccctcatctacagcatgaggaaccaagAGGTGAAGGATGCAATGAAGAAACTTCTTCAATACATGTTTCTTGATCATCAGTGA